A single genomic interval of Saccharothrix saharensis harbors:
- a CDS encoding GuaB1 family IMP dehydrogenase-related protein, with translation MRFIEGHRPSYDLTYDDVFLVPGRSAVDSRFGVDLSTSDGTGATIPIVVANMTAVAGRRMAETVARRGGLVVLPQDVAPEAVAEIVQWVKARHTVWDTPLTLHSGDSVADAVNLLHKRAHGAVVVIDDDGRPTGVVDEAACAGVDRFTRLHDVADDRIVTLPLDTPPRDVFDRLHGGTQRIALGVDADGRLRGVMTSLGALRADVYQPALDGAGALRVAAAIGVNGDVTAKAEQLLHAGVDTLVVDTAHGHQDKMLAALKAVREARPAVPVVAGNVVTAEGVRDLVEAGADIVKVGVGPGAMCTTRMMTGVGRPQFSAVAECAAEARRLGKHVWADGGVRHPRDVALALAAGASSVMIGSWFAGTYESPGDLQRDEQGRLYKESFGMASKRAVSARTRTDNAFDRARKGLFEEGISTSRMRLDPNSPGVEDLLDAITSGVRSACTYAGAQTLEEFHARATVGVQSAAGFAEGRPLPSGW, from the coding sequence GTGCGGTTCATCGAAGGGCATCGGCCCAGCTACGACCTGACCTACGACGACGTCTTCCTCGTGCCCGGCCGATCGGCCGTCGACTCGAGGTTCGGCGTCGACTTGTCGACCTCCGACGGAACGGGGGCGACGATCCCGATCGTGGTCGCGAACATGACCGCGGTGGCGGGACGGCGGATGGCGGAGACCGTGGCGCGGCGCGGCGGGCTGGTGGTGCTGCCGCAGGACGTGGCGCCGGAGGCGGTCGCGGAGATCGTGCAGTGGGTCAAGGCACGGCACACCGTGTGGGACACCCCGCTGACGCTGCACTCGGGCGACTCGGTCGCCGACGCGGTCAACCTCCTGCACAAGCGGGCGCACGGGGCGGTTGTCGTGATCGACGACGACGGACGGCCGACGGGGGTCGTGGACGAGGCCGCGTGTGCCGGGGTCGACCGGTTCACGCGGTTGCACGACGTGGCCGACGACCGCATCGTCACCCTTCCGTTGGACACCCCTCCGCGTGACGTCTTCGACCGGCTGCACGGTGGCACCCAGCGGATCGCGCTCGGGGTCGACGCCGACGGGCGCCTGCGCGGCGTGATGACCAGCCTGGGCGCGCTGCGCGCCGACGTCTACCAACCCGCCCTCGACGGCGCGGGCGCGCTGCGCGTCGCCGCCGCGATCGGCGTGAACGGCGACGTCACCGCCAAGGCCGAGCAGCTGCTCCACGCCGGCGTCGACACCCTCGTCGTCGACACCGCCCACGGCCACCAGGACAAGATGCTCGCCGCCCTGAAGGCCGTCCGCGAGGCGCGCCCGGCGGTCCCGGTCGTCGCGGGCAACGTCGTCACCGCCGAGGGCGTCCGCGACCTGGTCGAAGCCGGCGCGGACATCGTCAAGGTCGGCGTCGGACCGGGCGCGATGTGCACCACCCGCATGATGACCGGCGTCGGCCGGCCGCAGTTCTCCGCGGTCGCCGAGTGCGCCGCCGAAGCGCGGCGGCTCGGCAAGCACGTCTGGGCCGACGGCGGCGTCCGCCACCCGCGCGACGTGGCCCTCGCCCTGGCCGCGGGCGCGTCCAGCGTCATGATCGGCTCCTGGTTCGCCGGCACCTACGAATCCCCCGGCGACCTCCAGCGCGACGAGCAGGGACGCCTCTACAAGGAGTCGTTCGGCATGGCGTCCAAGCGCGCCGTGTCCGCACGCACCCGCACCGACAACGCGTTCGACCGCGCCCGGAAGGGCCTGTTCGAGGAGGGCATCTCCACCTCGCGCATGCGCCTGGACCCGAACAGCCCCGGCGTCGAGGACCTGCTCGACGCCATCACGTCGGGCGTCCGCAGCGCCTGCACCTACGCGGGGGCGCAGACGTTGGAGGAGTTCCACGCCCGGGCCACGGTCGGCGTGCAGAGCGCCGCCGGGTTCGCCGAAGGACGGCCGCTCCCGTCGGGGTGGTGA